The following coding sequences are from one Dehalococcoidales bacterium window:
- a CDS encoding P-loop NTPase, with product MKVICVSAVKGGVGKTMISLNIARLLKARNYKVGLLDADFDNANFAQFTQIDGKVEADPVEGFTLYNWDGISVFSMSLIAGREKAVSMPAEQYWQFVSDIAHKSSWNVDYLIVDLPGGGGDVFKASVQVFADDLVGNLIVIQPSMWDAANRVLNLHQYFDVPVVGIIENMHALTCGHCGSSYAPFGIPIGDKLSAKFNVPNLGGIPLDLLMGEKLLSGTPWIEGSGLDTLNKAINRMEMMEKVRPGFLNKFKAKIMEGIREDMVKVIGYILKAINRNLPVSKIVQSTGFTEAQPVVFHILDETKTVELVTFAIRITGGEVKVLKKPYPQSGYEIYISYRTLARMIMGQKKTADGLRMCDPVDFWLNGDVYVKGEGQMPKAVHLFNNVFSNPEIMNEVRDKYGSTLGNWL from the coding sequence GTGAAGGTAATCTGTGTAAGTGCCGTCAAAGGCGGTGTGGGCAAGACGATGATCTCGCTTAACATAGCGAGGTTGCTCAAGGCGCGTAACTACAAAGTAGGTCTGCTGGATGCGGACTTCGATAACGCCAACTTCGCCCAGTTCACTCAGATTGACGGCAAGGTGGAGGCCGATCCTGTCGAAGGGTTCACCTTATACAACTGGGATGGCATATCGGTGTTCTCGATGTCACTGATAGCTGGTAGAGAGAAAGCTGTCTCGATGCCGGCAGAGCAGTATTGGCAATTTGTCTCGGACATAGCACACAAGTCGAGCTGGAATGTAGATTACTTAATCGTAGATCTTCCTGGCGGCGGTGGCGATGTGTTTAAAGCCTCCGTTCAAGTCTTCGCGGACGACCTAGTTGGTAACCTCATCGTGATCCAGCCGTCTATGTGGGATGCTGCCAACAGAGTACTCAACCTACATCAATATTTCGACGTGCCCGTAGTTGGCATAATAGAGAACATGCACGCTCTCACTTGTGGCCACTGCGGCTCCTCTTATGCTCCGTTCGGCATACCAATAGGCGATAAACTATCAGCCAAGTTCAACGTACCGAACTTGGGCGGTATACCGTTGGACTTGTTGATGGGTGAGAAGTTACTGTCCGGCACTCCTTGGATTGAAGGTAGTGGGTTGGATACTCTCAATAAGGCCATCAACCGTATGGAGATGATGGAGAAAGTCAGACCCGGTTTCCTCAACAAGTTCAAGGCGAAGATCATGGAAGGCATCCGCGAAGACATGGTAAAGGTGATAGGCTACATACTCAAGGCTATCAATCGCAACTTGCCCGTGAGTAAGATCGTTCAGAGCACCGGGTTTACGGAGGCGCAACCGGTTGTGTTCCACATCTTGGACGAGACCAAGACTGTCGAGCTAGTGACATTCGCCATTAGGATTACAGGGGGCGAAGTTAAAGTACTGAAGAAGCCCTATCCACAAAGTGGGTATGAAATATATATCAGCTACCGGACACTTGCCAGGATGATCATGGGGCAGAAGAAGACCGCGGATGGTTTACGGATGTGCGATCCTGTAGACTTCTGGCTGAACGGCGATGTCTACGTCAAGGGCGAAGGGCAGATGCCGAAGGCGGTGCATCTGTTCAACAACGTCTTTAGCAACCCAGAGATCATGAACGAAGTGCGTGACAAGTACGGGAGCACGCTAGGCAACTGGTTGTGA
- a CDS encoding sulfite exporter TauE/SafE family protein, with protein sequence MIDVFSIVLLAFVLELIDNGLGGGFGTILSPVLILFGYSPLVVVPAILLSETVSGLWGGGWHAKYKNVDYRMVGLTLVGAVCGMLAASVLLGAYLPATYVKWYISIVAIGMGIFVVIRSYRKLSINPDKKYSKPLTIGLGLLTGFNKGGTGGGYGPLSVSGYMCLGMSAAVAIGTTTVAEGIAAVVGVGYHLATLNDFIYLAIPLAFGAAIADPIGSYINNRLKISLEPPFHGRLIGVAMLGLGTLTIVKLLGWM encoded by the coding sequence ATGATAGATGTTTTCAGCATAGTCTTACTGGCCTTCGTGCTAGAGCTAATAGATAACGGACTGGGCGGGGGATTTGGTACCATCTTATCTCCTGTGCTAATATTGTTCGGGTATTCGCCTTTAGTGGTAGTCCCGGCAATATTGTTGAGTGAGACTGTAAGTGGTCTATGGGGCGGTGGATGGCACGCGAAGTACAAGAATGTAGACTACAGAATGGTCGGGCTAACATTGGTCGGTGCTGTGTGTGGTATGCTAGCAGCTTCTGTTCTCTTGGGTGCGTACTTACCAGCTACGTATGTCAAGTGGTACATATCGATCGTGGCTATCGGGATGGGTATATTCGTCGTGATCCGCAGCTACCGTAAACTGTCCATCAACCCGGACAAGAAGTACTCGAAGCCGCTGACCATCGGGTTGGGGCTCTTGACCGGATTCAATAAGGGTGGCACAGGTGGCGGTTACGGCCCCCTGAGCGTTTCAGGGTATATGTGCCTTGGTATGTCGGCAGCCGTGGCGATCGGTACTACCACTGTAGCAGAAGGTATAGCTGCTGTCGTAGGAGTCGGGTATCACCTGGCAACCCTCAACGACTTCATATACCTGGCTATCCCGTTGGCATTCGGTGCCGCGATTGCTGATCCGATAGGCAGCTACATCAACAACCGGCTGAAGATAAGCCTGGAGCCTCCGTTCCACGGGCGGTTGATCGGGGTGGCTATGTTAGGGCTAGGCACACTCACGATAGTGAAGCTACTGGGGTGGATGTGA